One part of the Girardinichthys multiradiatus isolate DD_20200921_A chromosome 10, DD_fGirMul_XY1, whole genome shotgun sequence genome encodes these proteins:
- the LOC124874704 gene encoding cerebellar degeneration-related protein 2-like isoform X1: MLSSGQMEEFVTEEEEPWYDQQDLEQDLHLAAELGKTLLERNKELEDSLQQMYITNEEQGQEIEYLTKQLEVLRDMNEQHARVYEQLDGTARELERTNHTLVRASKASQQKIESLTGTIETLQNQVESLSAQVEQLRSMEQLRVRREKRERRKTIHSFPCLRELCTAPRYEDEFVVGRAESFIMDAKRQPYEEDNQHLREAASVLRAAVRTERGRREGVEKECNLLIAEFSRLQTRVQDAESCQARVRELEVELQELQQLRRARTFLLSNEDDGVALTQTVLSITPETDTFLDVEDAEMGGGVREETEGGRNVRGEDLPGSSPVRKSCSDTALNAIVARDASGRRRGSYALHANSVRKRGMSILREVDEQYHALLEKYEELLGKCRRHEESLCHAGVQTSRPVSRDPSMKDCAMGPIPAPPPTPTQSPSTPEAIESISKQVEAVDKRLGQNTPEYKALFKEIFSRIQKTKMDIKATKATKASKPGKSGKSSKR; encoded by the exons ATGCTCAGCTCAGGGCAAATGGAGGAATTCGTAACCGAAGAGGAAGAGCCGTGGTACGACCAACAAGACCTGGAGCAGG ATCTCCACCTGGCAGCAGAGCTTGGGAAGACTTTACTGGAGAGGAACAAAGAGTTGGAGGATTCTTTGCAGCAGATGTACATCACTAATGAGGAGCAAGGGCAAGAAATTGAG TACCTGACGAAGCAGCTGGAGGTCCTTCGGGACATGAACGAGCAACATGCCAGAGTATACGAGCAGCTGGATGGCACAGCCAGAGAACTGGAGCGCACCAACCACACACTGGTCAGGGCCAGCAAAGCCTCGCAGCAAAAGATCGAGAG CTTGACAGGGACCATTGAGACTTTGCAGAACCAGGTGGAGTCTCTGTCAGCACAGGTGGAGCAGCTACGCTCTATGGAGCAGCTCCGGGTCAGGAGGGAGAAAAGGGAGCGACGCAAAACCATTCACTCATTTCCGTGCTTGAGGGAGCTTTGCACAGCACCAAG GTATGAAGATGAGTTTGTAGTGGGCAGGGCTGAGAGTTTTATAATGGATGCCAAGCGTCAGCCATATGAAGAAGACAACCAGCACCTGAGGGAGGCGGCGTCGGTGCTGAGAGCTGCCGTCCGGACTGAGAGAGGTCGAAGGGAGGGAGTGGAGAAGGAGTGCAATCTCCTGATTGCAGAGTTCTCCCGGCTGCAGACAAGGGTGCAG GATGCTGAGAGCTGCCAGGCACGCGTACGAGAGCTGGAGGTGgagctgcaggagctgcagcagcttcGTCGCGCTCGGACTTTCCTGCTGAGCAATGAGGATGATGGTGTGGCCCTAACCCAGACTGTCCTCAGCATCACCCCAGAAACCGACACTTTCCTGGACGTGGAGGACGCTGAGATGGGTGGAGGTGTGAGGGAAGAGACTGAAGGTGGAAGAAATGTTAGAGGTGAAGACTTACCTGGGTCCAGCCCTGTGAGGAAGAGCTGCAGCGACACAGCGCTCAATGCCATCGTGGCGCGGGATGCGTCTGGCCGCCGGAGAGGCAGCTACGCCCTCCACGCCAACAGTGTGAGGAAGAGAGGGATGTCCATCCTCAGGGAGGTGGATGAGCAGTATCACGCCTTACTGGAGAAGTACGAGGAGCTGTTGGGGAAATGCAGGCGGCACGAGGAGAGCTTGTGCCACGCCGGTGTCCAGACTTCCCGTCCTGTTTCTCGTGACCCGTCCATGAAAGACTGTGCCATGGGCCCCATTCCGGCACCTCCCCCCACGCCCACCCAGTCACCCTCCACCCCTGAAGCCATTGAGAGCATCAGCAAGCAGGTGGAGGCAGTGGATAAGCGGCTGGGACAGAACACTCCAGAGTACAAGGCCCTTTTTAAGGAGATCTTCTCTCGCATCCAAAAGACCAAAATGGACATCAAAGCCACCAAAGCTACGAAAGCAAGCAAACCGGGCAAATCTGGCAAATCAAGTAAACGCTAA
- the LOC124874704 gene encoding cerebellar degeneration-related protein 2-like isoform X2, translated as MYITNEEQGQEIEYLTKQLEVLRDMNEQHARVYEQLDGTARELERTNHTLVRASKASQQKIESLTGTIETLQNQVESLSAQVEQLRSMEQLRVRREKRERRKTIHSFPCLRELCTAPRYEDEFVVGRAESFIMDAKRQPYEEDNQHLREAASVLRAAVRTERGRREGVEKECNLLIAEFSRLQTRVQDAESCQARVRELEVELQELQQLRRARTFLLSNEDDGVALTQTVLSITPETDTFLDVEDAEMGGGVREETEGGRNVRGEDLPGSSPVRKSCSDTALNAIVARDASGRRRGSYALHANSVRKRGMSILREVDEQYHALLEKYEELLGKCRRHEESLCHAGVQTSRPVSRDPSMKDCAMGPIPAPPPTPTQSPSTPEAIESISKQVEAVDKRLGQNTPEYKALFKEIFSRIQKTKMDIKATKATKASKPGKSGKSSKR; from the exons ATGTACATCACTAATGAGGAGCAAGGGCAAGAAATTGAG TACCTGACGAAGCAGCTGGAGGTCCTTCGGGACATGAACGAGCAACATGCCAGAGTATACGAGCAGCTGGATGGCACAGCCAGAGAACTGGAGCGCACCAACCACACACTGGTCAGGGCCAGCAAAGCCTCGCAGCAAAAGATCGAGAG CTTGACAGGGACCATTGAGACTTTGCAGAACCAGGTGGAGTCTCTGTCAGCACAGGTGGAGCAGCTACGCTCTATGGAGCAGCTCCGGGTCAGGAGGGAGAAAAGGGAGCGACGCAAAACCATTCACTCATTTCCGTGCTTGAGGGAGCTTTGCACAGCACCAAG GTATGAAGATGAGTTTGTAGTGGGCAGGGCTGAGAGTTTTATAATGGATGCCAAGCGTCAGCCATATGAAGAAGACAACCAGCACCTGAGGGAGGCGGCGTCGGTGCTGAGAGCTGCCGTCCGGACTGAGAGAGGTCGAAGGGAGGGAGTGGAGAAGGAGTGCAATCTCCTGATTGCAGAGTTCTCCCGGCTGCAGACAAGGGTGCAG GATGCTGAGAGCTGCCAGGCACGCGTACGAGAGCTGGAGGTGgagctgcaggagctgcagcagcttcGTCGCGCTCGGACTTTCCTGCTGAGCAATGAGGATGATGGTGTGGCCCTAACCCAGACTGTCCTCAGCATCACCCCAGAAACCGACACTTTCCTGGACGTGGAGGACGCTGAGATGGGTGGAGGTGTGAGGGAAGAGACTGAAGGTGGAAGAAATGTTAGAGGTGAAGACTTACCTGGGTCCAGCCCTGTGAGGAAGAGCTGCAGCGACACAGCGCTCAATGCCATCGTGGCGCGGGATGCGTCTGGCCGCCGGAGAGGCAGCTACGCCCTCCACGCCAACAGTGTGAGGAAGAGAGGGATGTCCATCCTCAGGGAGGTGGATGAGCAGTATCACGCCTTACTGGAGAAGTACGAGGAGCTGTTGGGGAAATGCAGGCGGCACGAGGAGAGCTTGTGCCACGCCGGTGTCCAGACTTCCCGTCCTGTTTCTCGTGACCCGTCCATGAAAGACTGTGCCATGGGCCCCATTCCGGCACCTCCCCCCACGCCCACCCAGTCACCCTCCACCCCTGAAGCCATTGAGAGCATCAGCAAGCAGGTGGAGGCAGTGGATAAGCGGCTGGGACAGAACACTCCAGAGTACAAGGCCCTTTTTAAGGAGATCTTCTCTCGCATCCAAAAGACCAAAATGGACATCAAAGCCACCAAAGCTACGAAAGCAAGCAAACCGGGCAAATCTGGCAAATCAAGTAAACGCTAA